In a single window of the Ancylobacter polymorphus genome:
- a CDS encoding phage regulatory CII family protein, producing MSKRLLPGSAHDALDKMFDSIGRTHGSAASEGIYIAASMLDVSHWTLRAQLNPDKTGSEISYAKVVQFTRAFGCTDAAEHLALCAGGVFVPLPREGDAVAALTADAMREMGEAVARIFASTSPLSEGGAAITANEARAALPEVHEALVALSNLYSRLREKAEG from the coding sequence ATGAGCAAGCGCTTGCTTCCCGGGAGCGCACATGACGCGCTCGACAAGATGTTCGACAGCATCGGCCGCACGCACGGCTCCGCCGCTTCCGAGGGCATCTACATCGCCGCCAGCATGCTCGACGTTTCGCACTGGACGCTGCGGGCGCAGCTGAACCCGGACAAGACGGGCTCGGAAATCTCCTATGCCAAGGTGGTGCAGTTCACCCGCGCCTTTGGCTGCACGGACGCGGCCGAGCACCTGGCGCTGTGCGCTGGTGGGGTGTTCGTGCCGCTGCCGCGCGAGGGGGACGCTGTTGCCGCCCTGACGGCGGATGCGATGCGGGAGATGGGCGAAGCCGTGGCGCGCATTTTCGCCAGCACGAGCCCGCTTTCCGAGGGTGGCGCGGCGATCACGGCCAATGAGGCCCGGGCGGCGCTGCCGGAGGTGCACGAGGCGCTGGTGGCGCTGAGCAACCTCTATTCCCGCCTCCGTGAAAAGGCGGAGGGCTGA
- a CDS encoding transcriptional regulator, giving the protein MSHLLEILPKRRGIVSEIARACGITHGAVSQWRKVPAERVLDVERITGVPRHALRPDLYPPPTVPPAASPENANHPEVLG; this is encoded by the coding sequence GCTCGAAATCCTCCCCAAGCGTCGCGGCATCGTTTCCGAGATCGCGCGTGCGTGCGGCATCACCCACGGCGCTGTGTCTCAGTGGCGGAAGGTCCCCGCCGAGCGGGTGCTGGACGTGGAGCGCATCACCGGCGTGCCGCGCCATGCGCTGCGGCCCGACCTTTACCCGCCGCCCACTGTGCCGCCGGCGGCTTCCCCCGAAAATGCCAATCACCCGGAGGTGTTGGGATGA
- a CDS encoding helix-turn-helix domain-containing protein produces MGANAKRARFTAKGRSEALARHMAGLRLDGEAERRLAATAGVSLRVWRRAACAHPVAADAHMAICAVLFLDPVWLKASTAPRPAGPVCWATLGAGVRVTREMRGHGVREAAKAAGVSAATISRCENGRVLSFDGLARLAAYVGPHPRQYTVAIPDRPAAVRDDGRGSSTGNTHCNSLKLQEAGDA; encoded by the coding sequence ATGGGCGCGAACGCAAAACGTGCCCGCTTCACCGCCAAGGGGCGCAGCGAGGCGCTGGCGCGGCACATGGCCGGGCTGCGGCTGGATGGCGAGGCGGAACGGCGGCTGGCGGCCACGGCCGGGGTGAGCCTGCGGGTGTGGCGGCGCGCTGCCTGCGCGCACCCGGTGGCGGCCGATGCGCATATGGCGATCTGCGCCGTGCTGTTTCTCGATCCCGTATGGCTGAAGGCCTCAACCGCGCCCCGCCCGGCCGGGCCGGTGTGCTGGGCGACGCTGGGCGCCGGGGTGCGGGTGACGCGCGAGATGCGCGGGCATGGCGTGCGCGAGGCGGCGAAGGCGGCGGGCGTGAGCGCCGCCACCATCTCGCGCTGCGAGAACGGGCGGGTGCTTTCCTTCGACGGGCTGGCGCGGCTGGCCGCTTATGTCGGCCCGCACCCCCGCCAATACACCGTCGCGATCCCGGATCGGCCTGCGGCCGTCCGGGATGACGGCCGGGGAAGCTCCACGGGAAACACCCACTGTAACAGCTTGAAATTGCAGGAGGCGGGCGATGCTTGA
- a CDS encoding phage terminase large subunit family protein encodes MNLFDNAEIAVPCPQCGHENKETLGRLKHDPQIVCGGCAEVITIDSSELKESLQAVDKKLADFRRNLSRLGKR; translated from the coding sequence ATGAACCTCTTCGACAATGCCGAGATCGCCGTCCCCTGTCCGCAATGCGGGCACGAGAACAAGGAGACGCTCGGTCGGCTCAAGCACGACCCGCAAATCGTCTGCGGCGGCTGCGCCGAGGTCATCACCATCGACAGTTCGGAACTGAAAGAGAGCCTCCAGGCCGTCGACAAGAAGCTGGCCGACTTCCGGCGAAATCTGTCCCGCCTCGGCAAGCGCTAG